Proteins encoded by one window of Teretinema zuelzerae:
- a CDS encoding RNA recognition motif domain-containing protein, whose translation MGKKIYVGNLSYDTSDAGLAEAFSAHGTVLSARTIVDRDTGRSKGFAFVEMSTEDEARSAISALNGVNLDGRQIKVNESIDKPRPDRY comes from the coding sequence ATGGGCAAGAAAATTTATGTAGGAAACCTTAGCTATGACACCAGCGATGCTGGTCTCGCCGAAGCTTTTTCCGCACACGGAACTGTGCTTTCAGCACGCACAATCGTAGATCGCGACACCGGACGCTCCAAGGGTTTTGCGTTCGTGGAAATGTCCACCGAAGATGAAGCCCGCTCAGCGATTTCCGCCCTCAACGGCGTAAATCTCGACGGACGCCAGATCAAGGTGAATGAATCCATCGATAAGCCCCGCCCGGACCGCTATTAA
- a CDS encoding amidohydrolase family protein produces MIHTDDADSACFIRGLEAGDGALVSAAPKGDLHVHGLCGGTRKDYMAWCGQTLPPPPRVFPDFTDFDHYLLVTLARPYSGCEGADLWKFFAFFFRNTLENAIADGVTVIEPSIDSSVVDIFGGDAVLMAEEINRIIAETAAARPSAVLDVRPELGMAKGIPLALLESWVPAALSTGIFKSIDLYGDERVGDDADYVPFYSMARERGLRLKAHAGELRGASSVRRSVELFELDAVQHGISAAEDPSVMEFLAARGTVLNVCPTSNVRLGRAPSIASHPVSALSKAGVPVTINTDDRIVFDASLSEEYLSLYREGVFTAEELNGIRLRSLL; encoded by the coding sequence GTGATTCACACCGACGACGCTGATTCCGCCTGTTTTATCCGGGGCCTTGAGGCCGGGGACGGCGCTCTTGTTTCGGCGGCGCCCAAGGGAGATCTCCATGTTCACGGACTGTGCGGCGGTACGCGCAAAGACTACATGGCCTGGTGCGGTCAAACCCTGCCCCCGCCTCCCCGGGTGTTCCCCGATTTTACTGATTTCGACCATTATCTGCTGGTGACTCTCGCCCGCCCGTACTCCGGCTGCGAGGGCGCGGATCTATGGAAATTCTTTGCGTTTTTTTTCAGAAACACCCTTGAAAACGCCATCGCGGACGGAGTGACCGTCATAGAGCCGAGCATCGATTCCTCGGTCGTCGATATTTTCGGCGGAGACGCGGTTCTGATGGCCGAAGAAATTAACAGGATAATCGCCGAGACTGCCGCGGCCCGCCCGTCTGCGGTTCTGGATGTGCGTCCCGAACTCGGCATGGCAAAGGGCATTCCCCTGGCTCTTCTGGAAAGCTGGGTTCCCGCCGCCCTTTCCACCGGCATATTTAAATCCATCGATCTCTATGGAGACGAGCGGGTAGGCGACGACGCGGACTACGTTCCCTTCTACAGCATGGCCCGGGAAAGAGGGCTCCGTCTGAAGGCCCACGCGGGCGAACTCCGGGGCGCTTCCTCGGTTCGCCGTTCGGTCGAGCTATTCGAGCTCGACGCCGTCCAGCACGGGATCAGCGCCGCCGAAGATCCCTCCGTGATGGAATTTCTCGCAGCCAGGGGCACCGTCCTGAACGTGTGCCCCACGAGCAACGTCCGTCTCGGCCGCGCTCCATCCATTGCTTCCCATCCGGTATCCGCCCTCTCGAAGGCGGGAGTTCCGGTCACCATCAATACCGACGACCGCATCGTCTTCGACGCCAGCCTGAGCGAAGAGTACCTCAGCCTCTATCGGGAAGGGGTGTTCACGGCGGAGGAGCTGAACGGCATCCGGTTGAGGTCGTTACTGTAA
- a CDS encoding SPL family radical SAM protein has product MPLSSAVSIHPIEAKTGLARARLPEAFLVSLYRALAPYRGCAHGCIYCDGRAEKYYVEGDFARDISVRENLPEIIARDVSAGVGAREFGAICIGSGVTDVYQGVEAELGLTRKTLEILSETGLPLVILTKSDLIQRDFDVISRFPKAVVIFTATTINAADAARLEPGASPPRTGLPPSPARARRVFPPESWRCPCVPAYRTPTNRSIPFWTRPSPPERSSPIRAASPFVPAARKTASSSYWTEATRPCARSTKNSTGKTARPACPSLRSPAGFIPASTPRCAAAAFPR; this is encoded by the coding sequence ATGCCGCTTTCATCCGCAGTTTCAATTCATCCGATAGAAGCGAAAACGGGACTCGCGCGCGCGAGGCTTCCGGAAGCGTTTCTTGTGTCTCTCTATCGCGCTCTCGCGCCGTATCGGGGCTGCGCGCACGGCTGCATCTACTGCGACGGGCGGGCCGAGAAATATTACGTGGAGGGGGACTTTGCCCGGGATATTTCCGTGCGGGAAAATCTGCCGGAAATCATCGCGCGCGATGTGTCCGCCGGAGTCGGCGCGCGCGAGTTCGGTGCGATTTGCATCGGCTCCGGGGTCACGGACGTGTATCAGGGCGTCGAGGCTGAGCTCGGTCTGACGCGCAAGACCCTCGAAATCCTCTCCGAAACCGGCCTTCCCCTGGTGATTCTGACCAAGAGCGATCTCATCCAGCGCGATTTCGACGTCATCTCCCGCTTTCCGAAGGCGGTCGTCATTTTCACCGCGACCACCATTAACGCGGCCGATGCCGCCCGTCTTGAACCAGGCGCCTCTCCCCCGCGGACAGGCTTGCCGCCGTCGCCCGCGCGCGCGAGGCGGGTTTTTCCTCCGGAATCATGGCGATGCCCTTGTGTCCCGGCATATCGGACTCCGACGAATCGCTCGATTCCCTTTTGGACGCGGCCCTCGCCGCCGGAGCGGAGTTCGCCTATCCGGGCGGCCTCACCCTTCGTCCCGGCTGCCAGAAAGACGGCTTCTTCGAGCTATTGGACCGAAGCTACCCGTCCCTGCGCCCGCTCTACGAAGAACTCTACCGGGAAAACCGCCCGTCCGGCATGCCCCTCGCTTCGCTCTCCGGCGGGTTTCATTCCCGCCTCGACGCCAAGGTGCGCGGCCGCGGCCTTTCCCAGATGA
- a CDS encoding PadR family transcriptional regulator: MSLKHGLLGLLDYGSMTGYDLCKAFDDSLAFFWQATRSQVYRELTAMEKNKWLESDLVIQTGKPNRKVYKLTKEGREELDRWLATPAGMEDLESRSAFLMRLFFSSRLNPRQTMENLGRYRELCKGALRTLEEGDEIEEYSKEVSDPRAALYWKLTQDFGKEYYGMCVRWAEESIRILQ, from the coding sequence ATGTCGTTGAAACATGGATTGCTGGGGCTTCTGGACTACGGATCGATGACAGGCTACGACCTGTGCAAGGCCTTCGACGATTCGCTCGCGTTTTTCTGGCAGGCGACCAGGAGCCAGGTGTACCGGGAACTCACCGCGATGGAAAAAAACAAATGGCTCGAGTCGGATCTCGTCATTCAAACGGGAAAGCCGAATCGCAAGGTGTACAAACTGACGAAAGAAGGGCGGGAGGAGCTCGACAGATGGCTTGCGACGCCGGCGGGAATGGAGGATCTGGAAAGCCGCAGCGCCTTCCTCATGCGTCTTTTTTTTTCTTCCCGGCTGAATCCGCGGCAGACTATGGAGAATCTCGGCCGCTACCGCGAACTCTGCAAGGGAGCGCTGAGAACCCTGGAAGAGGGAGACGAAATCGAAGAATACTCGAAGGAAGTCTCGGACCCCCGCGCCGCCCTGTACTGGAAGCTGACCCAGGACTTCGGAAAGGAGTACTACGGCATGTGCGTCCGCTGGGCGGAAGAATCGATACGAATACTGCAATAG
- a CDS encoding NAD(P)H-dependent oxidoreductase, which yields MKVLVLNGSPRGQKSNTLRITEAFLEGLEAAGKQEITRIDVREKKIEPCLGCFACWKDTPGKCVIKDDMEAILPLLVESDLVLWSFPLYYFSMPSKIKALMDRMLPLNLPFMEERPDGGASHPSRYDLSHQRTVVVSSCGFFSATNNYEALDAQFSIAFGKNNVEKIFCPQGEILQVKELKARTDEYLSIVRKAGTEYAENFAVSQSTKAELERPMLSEQIYAQVADASWGIEKPASSAAGAGSVGPGSGESALAGANGEDAVFIRQMTAFYNPEALSGAEAVLEISFTDLGRTYRLHLGKEKCAVLSAEEAANAGTAKLPLTRIETPYSVWKQISSGELDGAEAMMQGKYRVSGKFDLMMKMDALFDVSGEGGSSGVLNDAQKTLSKSRSKKTNMNLVIFAFLPLWIALPFSSRAGLISSIVMLILLQAAGSRWIIGIHERIAFSGLGLGILALAAGVSPHIVIPFSYVYFGMHWLLSCAFPVPLTAEYSKNGYGGDSALKNALFVKTNRIITAAWGILYLATAVWTVFLLSSPLSAWTGAINSLTPALCGLWTAWFQKWYPAKAASGK from the coding sequence ATGAAAGTGCTGGTATTGAACGGAAGCCCCCGGGGGCAAAAGAGCAACACGCTCAGAATAACGGAAGCGTTTCTGGAAGGCCTTGAAGCGGCGGGAAAACAAGAGATAACGAGGATCGACGTCCGCGAGAAAAAAATCGAGCCCTGCCTCGGATGCTTCGCCTGCTGGAAGGATACGCCGGGAAAATGCGTAATCAAAGACGACATGGAGGCGATTCTCCCCCTGCTCGTAGAATCCGACCTCGTGCTCTGGAGCTTCCCCCTCTATTATTTTTCGATGCCTTCCAAGATCAAAGCCCTCATGGACAGGATGCTCCCGCTTAATCTCCCGTTCATGGAGGAACGGCCGGACGGAGGTGCAAGCCATCCGTCCCGGTACGACCTTTCGCATCAGCGGACCGTCGTCGTTTCGAGCTGCGGTTTTTTTTCCGCCACGAACAACTACGAAGCGCTGGACGCCCAGTTTTCCATCGCGTTCGGCAAGAACAACGTCGAAAAAATATTCTGCCCCCAGGGGGAAATACTGCAGGTGAAAGAACTTAAAGCCAGAACCGACGAATACCTGTCCATCGTGCGGAAGGCGGGAACCGAGTACGCGGAAAATTTCGCCGTTTCGCAGAGCACAAAAGCGGAACTGGAGCGGCCGATGCTGAGCGAACAGATTTACGCCCAGGTAGCGGACGCCAGCTGGGGAATCGAAAAACCCGCCTCGAGCGCGGCGGGGGCGGGCTCCGTCGGGCCGGGATCGGGAGAGTCCGCGCTCGCCGGCGCGAATGGAGAGGACGCGGTATTCATCCGGCAGATGACGGCATTCTATAATCCTGAAGCCCTTTCCGGCGCCGAAGCGGTGCTGGAAATATCTTTCACGGACCTCGGAAGAACATACCGCCTTCATTTGGGAAAAGAAAAATGCGCGGTGCTTTCCGCCGAGGAAGCCGCAAATGCCGGGACGGCGAAACTGCCGCTCACCCGCATCGAAACGCCCTACAGCGTATGGAAGCAAATATCATCAGGCGAGCTCGACGGAGCCGAGGCGATGATGCAGGGTAAATACCGGGTCTCGGGAAAATTCGATTTGATGATGAAAATGGACGCGCTCTTCGACGTAAGCGGAGAAGGCGGCTCCTCCGGCGTTCTGAATGACGCTCAAAAAACGCTCTCGAAATCCCGCTCGAAAAAGACGAACATGAACCTCGTAATTTTCGCCTTCCTTCCGCTCTGGATCGCCCTCCCCTTCTCGAGCCGGGCGGGTCTTATTTCGTCGATCGTCATGCTCATTCTCCTGCAGGCGGCGGGAAGCCGCTGGATAATCGGCATCCATGAGCGCATAGCGTTTTCCGGCCTCGGACTCGGAATCCTTGCCCTTGCCGCCGGAGTTTCCCCTCATATCGTCATCCCGTTTTCGTATGTCTACTTCGGAATGCACTGGCTTCTTTCCTGCGCCTTTCCGGTCCCCCTCACCGCGGAGTATTCCAAAAACGGCTACGGCGGAGACAGCGCGCTCAAGAACGCGCTCTTCGTTAAAACGAACCGCATCATCACCGCCGCATGGGGAATTCTCTACCTCGCAACCGCCGTTTGGACAGTTTTTCTGCTTTCGTCGCCGCTGTCGGCATGGACGGGAGCGATCAATTCGCTCACGCCGGCCCTCTGCGGACTCTGGACAGCCTGGTTCCAAAAATGGTATCCAGCTAAGGCAGCAAGCGGAAAGTAG
- a CDS encoding aspartate/glutamate racemase family protein, translated as MKKIGIIGGLGPESTLMYYRELCARCHELSESGSYPEIVIASVDMQKMLSFVSSGDYEGLTGYLAEAADVLADAGCDFGAIASNTPHMIFPALSKRSRMPFISIVEASARKAKELGLRAPLLAGTGFTMGSRFYPEAFEQTGISLMLPDAADQNEIHGIIFPDLENGIVEPKKRERFLSICRSYIEKQGADGVILGCTELPLIAGPADFPVPVLDTARIHIDAIIARAFER; from the coding sequence ATGAAAAAAATAGGCATCATCGGAGGACTCGGACCGGAGTCCACGCTCATGTATTACCGCGAACTGTGCGCGCGCTGCCATGAGCTCTCCGAATCGGGTTCCTACCCGGAGATCGTCATCGCGAGCGTCGACATGCAGAAGATGCTTTCATTCGTCTCCTCAGGGGATTACGAAGGACTGACCGGCTATCTCGCGGAGGCGGCGGATGTCCTTGCGGACGCGGGCTGCGACTTCGGCGCGATCGCCTCGAATACCCCACACATGATTTTCCCCGCCCTCTCCAAGCGCTCCCGAATGCCGTTTATCAGCATCGTGGAGGCTTCGGCGCGAAAGGCGAAAGAGCTGGGCCTGCGCGCGCCCCTCCTCGCCGGAACAGGGTTCACCATGGGATCTCGTTTTTATCCCGAGGCCTTTGAACAGACGGGGATATCCCTCATGCTCCCCGACGCCGCCGATCAAAACGAAATTCACGGCATCATTTTTCCCGATCTGGAAAACGGAATCGTCGAGCCGAAAAAGCGCGAACGCTTTTTATCGATATGCCGATCCTACATCGAAAAGCAGGGAGCGGACGGAGTAATCCTCGGGTGCACCGAACTGCCGCTCATCGCCGGCCCCGCCGATTTTCCGGTTCCGGTGCTCGACACCGCGCGCATCCATATCGACGCGATTATCGCGCGCGCGTTCGAACGGTAG
- a CDS encoding pyridoxamine 5'-phosphate oxidase family protein has protein sequence MRRKDREVTDPAWIDETLAAADACRIALVDEGKPYIVALNYGFERTADGALTLYFHCAKQGKKLDIIRKNPAAAFFIDTAHELVTGPKGCDWGMKYKSVAGSGSVAFVEDADQKKKALDLIMEHYSGRTGFDYDERVFAMTEILSLKADEISAKEKK, from the coding sequence ATGAGACGAAAAGACAGGGAAGTAACCGATCCGGCATGGATCGATGAAACGCTTGCGGCTGCCGACGCATGCCGCATCGCCTTAGTCGACGAAGGGAAACCCTACATAGTCGCCTTGAACTACGGCTTCGAAAGAACGGCCGACGGCGCCCTTACCCTCTATTTCCATTGCGCGAAGCAAGGAAAAAAGCTCGACATCATCCGGAAGAATCCGGCAGCAGCCTTCTTCATCGACACGGCTCATGAGCTGGTCACGGGACCGAAGGGCTGCGACTGGGGCATGAAATATAAAAGCGTCGCGGGAAGCGGCTCCGTCGCCTTCGTAGAGGACGCCGATCAAAAGAAAAAAGCGCTCGACCTCATCATGGAACACTACAGCGGACGGACCGGATTCGACTACGACGAGAGGGTTTTCGCGATGACGGAAATTCTTTCTCTCAAAGCCGACGAGATCTCCGCGAAGGAAAAGAAGTAA
- a CDS encoding family 43 glycosylhydrolase gives MPNPYLPAWEYIPDGEPRVFGDRIYIYGSHDRKNETRFCDYKMKVWSAPVDKPGEWVCHGHVFHTAADRDHEASTTHTSKEVYAPDVVCKDGAYWLFTYLFDSKGCVSKSDRPEGPFQFVSCYEYPAGHSRDDGIFNDPGVLVDDDGRVYIYCGFQEPYMAELNPENMYEVIPGSYRENPIPPEPPFDFFEASSPRKAGNLYYFIYSPRPGSRLAYATASSPTGPWTYRGTIIDNGVGYPGGNNHGSIACIKGQWYIFYHRMTNNTIMSRRACVEKIRILEDGTIPQVEMTSLGFEDSLNPYQVTPAEYACVLTGGCFITERNIFERPVTDIKSGATIGFKYFDFGEDFTATSLEIALKCRGLGGKAVVKVFDGDPADGTEIGSVAVDTHDGVYRGTVPCLRGRHAIFFKVEHAYSGWDWAVKPMETRTLFELESFVFMK, from the coding sequence ATGCCGAATCCCTATCTTCCCGCCTGGGAATACATCCCGGACGGAGAACCCCGCGTATTCGGGGACCGCATCTATATTTACGGCTCGCACGACCGCAAAAACGAAACGCGTTTCTGCGACTACAAGATGAAGGTATGGTCGGCACCGGTCGACAAGCCCGGAGAATGGGTGTGCCACGGCCATGTATTCCATACCGCGGCGGACAGGGACCACGAAGCGTCCACCACCCATACGTCGAAGGAAGTATACGCGCCGGACGTCGTATGCAAGGACGGCGCGTATTGGCTCTTTACCTATCTCTTCGATTCGAAGGGCTGCGTGTCCAAAAGCGACCGACCGGAAGGCCCCTTTCAGTTCGTATCCTGTTACGAGTATCCAGCAGGACACTCGCGGGACGACGGCATATTCAACGATCCGGGAGTACTGGTCGACGACGACGGCCGGGTGTACATCTACTGCGGATTCCAGGAACCCTACATGGCGGAGCTCAACCCCGAGAACATGTACGAGGTGATTCCCGGAAGCTACAGGGAAAATCCGATACCGCCGGAGCCCCCGTTCGACTTTTTCGAGGCGAGCTCGCCGCGCAAGGCGGGAAACCTCTACTACTTCATTTATTCGCCCAGGCCCGGAAGCCGCCTGGCGTACGCGACCGCTTCGTCGCCGACCGGACCGTGGACCTACCGCGGAACCATCATCGACAACGGAGTCGGCTATCCCGGAGGGAACAACCACGGCTCGATCGCCTGCATCAAGGGCCAGTGGTACATCTTCTACCACCGCATGACCAACAATACGATCATGTCCCGCCGCGCCTGCGTCGAAAAAATCCGGATACTGGAAGACGGAACGATTCCCCAGGTCGAGATGACCTCGCTGGGATTCGAAGACTCGCTCAATCCCTATCAGGTTACGCCGGCAGAATACGCCTGCGTGCTCACCGGAGGATGCTTCATCACCGAGCGGAACATCTTCGAGCGGCCGGTAACCGATATTAAAAGCGGCGCAACGATCGGCTTCAAGTATTTCGACTTCGGGGAAGACTTCACCGCCACCAGCTTGGAGATCGCGCTCAAATGCCGAGGACTCGGCGGAAAGGCTGTCGTAAAGGTCTTCGACGGAGATCCCGCCGACGGAACAGAAATCGGAAGCGTCGCGGTGGATACCCATGACGGCGTATACCGGGGAACCGTTCCCTGCCTGAGGGGGCGCCATGCAATATTTTTCAAGGTAGAGCACGCCTATTCAGGCTGGGACTGGGCAGTCAAGCCGATGGAGACTCGAACCCTCTTCGAGCTCGAGTCCTTCGTTTTCATGAAATAA
- a CDS encoding helix-turn-helix transcriptional regulator: MKAERLLSILTILMSGKRISAAKLAKDLEVSVRTVYRDVEALSLAGFPVYATTGRDGGFGLIEGFRMTGQIFATGEIQKIISALDGLSGICPASEVEALRRKFALLLEESNTRGVSCPENRIYI; encoded by the coding sequence ATGAAAGCCGAACGACTCCTTTCCATACTTACCATATTGATGTCGGGCAAGCGAATATCCGCGGCCAAGCTCGCGAAGGATCTCGAAGTGTCCGTGCGCACAGTCTACCGCGACGTGGAGGCGCTCTCCCTGGCGGGTTTCCCGGTGTACGCGACGACCGGCAGGGACGGAGGATTCGGCTTGATCGAAGGCTTCCGCATGACCGGCCAGATATTCGCTACGGGCGAAATACAAAAAATCATTTCGGCACTGGACGGGCTCTCCGGCATCTGCCCGGCAAGCGAGGTCGAGGCCTTGCGCAGGAAGTTCGCTCTTCTTCTGGAGGAATCGAACACGCGCGGCGTTTCCTGCCCGGAGAACCGGATATATATATAG
- a CDS encoding helix-turn-helix transcriptional regulator produces MTDALDESIGRRTALRMKYCDVEGKETIREIEPLALVFYWQSWFVYSWCRLRKAHRCFRIARICSLEAIESKREGPPIDLSERPWMKEWEGDQIEKIAFAADASTRGRIAEYFEEDSISVMEDGRLLVKEVFPTGDWVASWIMGLPGTVSILYPEHLKEKIRSRAAELADKNR; encoded by the coding sequence ATGACCGACGCTCTCGACGAATCGATAGGCCGGCGCACGGCGCTCCGCATGAAGTACTGCGACGTGGAAGGAAAGGAAACGATCCGCGAGATCGAGCCGCTCGCCCTCGTTTTTTATTGGCAATCCTGGTTCGTCTACTCCTGGTGCCGGCTGAGGAAGGCTCACCGCTGTTTCCGCATCGCGCGGATCTGCTCGCTCGAAGCGATCGAGTCGAAGCGCGAGGGGCCGCCGATAGATCTTTCGGAGCGGCCATGGATGAAGGAATGGGAGGGGGACCAGATCGAGAAAATCGCCTTCGCGGCGGATGCAAGCACGCGGGGAAGAATCGCCGAATACTTCGAGGAAGACTCGATCTCGGTTATGGAAGACGGAAGGCTGCTCGTGAAGGAGGTATTCCCGACGGGCGACTGGGTAGCATCCTGGATCATGGGACTGCCGGGAACAGTATCGATTCTCTATCCCGAACATCTGAAGGAAAAAATCCGCAGCCGCGCCGCGGAGCTTGCGGATAAAAATCGCTGA
- a CDS encoding DUF3795 domain-containing protein: protein MEKMIAACGLDCAKCNAFIAWKTDDNALRAKTAGEWAKAYNFAFTPEMINCSGCLEADDIKIGHCAVCEMRTCAQRKPAETCASCGSFPCKTVEAFHAQVPEAAQNLKSL, encoded by the coding sequence ATGGAAAAAATGATAGCCGCGTGCGGTTTGGACTGCGCAAAATGCAACGCCTTCATCGCCTGGAAAACCGACGACAACGCGCTGCGAGCGAAAACGGCCGGCGAATGGGCGAAGGCCTACAACTTCGCCTTTACCCCGGAGATGATCAACTGCTCCGGCTGCCTCGAAGCGGACGACATTAAGATCGGACACTGCGCCGTCTGCGAGATGCGTACCTGCGCGCAGAGAAAACCGGCTGAAACCTGCGCGTCCTGCGGGAGCTTTCCCTGCAAGACGGTGGAAGCCTTCCATGCCCAGGTGCCGGAAGCCGCGCAGAATCTCAAGAGCCTGTAA
- a CDS encoding MFS transporter: MATFLLVIIYTAFISLGLPDALLGAGWPAMHTGFGVPIGYAGILQMIVSGGTIVSSLNSGRILRRFGTGRVTAVSVALTAAALFGFAFIPSFWWLIAAAIPLGLGAGSVDSGLNSFVAAHYESRHMSWLHSFWGVGALTGPLVLSAFLKRGGKWQSGYFSIAVFQTILVAILVLSVPLWDKVRARKEQEGVDPSSPHPGLFEIIRLPGVKFALLSFLFYCGVEASMGLWSGSFLVKVKGMDPASAASWVSSFYAAITLGRFITGFVTFRVKNVDLVRWGSVVIGAGILLLLLPVPLPLTLAGIMLVGLGCAPIFPCMIHETPAHFGADKAPSIIGIQMAFAYVGTTLLPPFFGLVSSFTTLALLPVFLAVYAVALGFVSERLRARRAG; the protein is encoded by the coding sequence ATGGCAACTTTTTTGCTCGTCATTATCTACACGGCCTTTATCAGCCTCGGGCTGCCGGACGCCCTTTTGGGAGCCGGCTGGCCGGCTATGCACACCGGATTCGGCGTCCCGATAGGCTACGCGGGAATTCTCCAGATGATCGTTTCCGGAGGCACGATCGTTTCGAGCCTTAATTCGGGAAGGATTCTCCGCCGCTTCGGAACGGGACGGGTCACCGCCGTCAGCGTCGCCCTCACTGCCGCCGCCCTTTTCGGCTTCGCCTTCATCCCCTCGTTCTGGTGGCTCATCGCCGCCGCGATCCCCCTCGGCCTCGGCGCGGGCTCCGTGGACTCCGGGCTCAACTCCTTCGTGGCCGCGCACTACGAATCCCGCCACATGAGCTGGCTCCACAGCTTCTGGGGCGTGGGCGCCCTGACCGGGCCGCTCGTTCTTTCGGCCTTTCTCAAGCGGGGCGGAAAATGGCAGAGCGGCTACTTTTCCATCGCGGTGTTCCAGACGATCCTTGTCGCGATCCTCGTCCTCTCGGTTCCCCTGTGGGACAAGGTCCGCGCGCGCAAGGAGCAGGAAGGGGTTGACCCCTCGTCCCCGCATCCCGGCCTCTTCGAGATTATCCGCCTCCCGGGCGTCAAGTTCGCGCTGTTGTCGTTTCTCTTTTATTGCGGAGTCGAAGCGTCCATGGGCTTGTGGAGCGGCTCCTTCCTCGTAAAGGTGAAGGGCATGGATCCGGCCTCCGCGGCTTCCTGGGTGTCCTCGTTCTACGCGGCCATCACCCTCGGCCGTTTCATCACCGGCTTCGTCACCTTCCGCGTCAAAAACGTCGACCTCGTCCGCTGGGGTTCCGTCGTCATCGGCGCGGGCATTCTCCTGCTGCTGCTTCCCGTTCCGCTTCCGCTCACCCTTGCCGGCATCATGCTCGTCGGACTCGGCTGCGCTCCCATCTTCCCCTGCATGATCCACGAAACGCCCGCGCATTTCGGCGCGGACAAGGCTCCCTCGATCATCGGAATCCAGATGGCCTTCGCCTACGTGGGAACCACTCTCCTGCCGCCGTTTTTCGGCCTCGTCTCCAGCTTCACCACCTTGGCCCTCTTGCCGGTTTTTCTCGCCGTCTACGCGGTCGCCCTCGGCTTCGTTTCGGAACGCCTTCGCGCCCGCCGCGCCGGCTGA
- a CDS encoding TfoX/Sxy family protein has protein sequence MSTSVDFIEFAADQAAGTGAVRYRKMFGEYMLYVDDRPLLLVCDNVAYVKIREETASLLADAPVGPPYAGAKDHYILDIENRDLVHDVIRALLPVTPIPVKKSKKKKED, from the coding sequence ATGTCTACAAGCGTTGATTTCATCGAGTTCGCGGCCGACCAGGCGGCAGGAACCGGAGCGGTGCGCTACCGCAAAATGTTCGGGGAATACATGTTGTACGTCGACGACCGCCCCCTCCTCCTCGTGTGCGACAACGTCGCGTACGTGAAAATCCGCGAAGAAACAGCCTCCCTGCTCGCGGACGCCCCAGTCGGCCCGCCCTACGCCGGCGCCAAGGACCACTACATCCTCGACATCGAAAACCGCGACCTCGTCCACGACGTAATAAGGGCCCTCCTCCCGGTCACGCCGATTCCCGTAAAGAAATCGAAGAAAAAAAAGGAAGACTGA
- a CDS encoding LysE family translocator codes for MNTTLFFGLLAFSLVSAFTPGPNNLLALAQGANFGYRKTLPHVFGVGFGFAFMLFLMGAGLGKLFEAFPAAYEILHWGALAYLVFLAWKIANSKGFHTAGPESGTEAGRAEGSENAAADSKPITFFGSAAFQWINPKAWVAAITLVTTFTDPASYWLSLVVAGAANVAIAISAVSSWALFGTIVKKWLSDSRRFKIFNWSMAIILLVSVVPSVLKGR; via the coding sequence ATGAACACCACGCTCTTTTTCGGACTGCTCGCGTTTTCCCTCGTTTCGGCCTTTACCCCGGGTCCGAATAACCTGTTGGCGCTCGCCCAGGGCGCGAACTTCGGCTACCGGAAAACCCTACCCCACGTCTTCGGAGTCGGCTTCGGGTTCGCCTTCATGCTCTTTCTCATGGGTGCCGGGCTCGGAAAGCTCTTCGAAGCCTTCCCGGCCGCCTACGAGATTCTTCACTGGGGAGCCCTCGCCTACCTCGTGTTTCTTGCCTGGAAAATTGCGAATTCGAAGGGTTTTCATACGGCGGGCCCGGAAAGCGGAACCGAAGCCGGCAGGGCGGAAGGCTCAGAGAACGCCGCCGCGGATTCCAAGCCCATTACTTTTTTCGGCTCGGCCGCTTTTCAGTGGATAAACCCCAAGGCCTGGGTCGCCGCGATCACGCTGGTGACTACCTTCACCGACCCCGCGTCCTACTGGCTGAGCCTCGTCGTAGCGGGCGCCGCCAACGTCGCGATAGCTATCAGTGCAGTCTCCAGCTGGGCCCTCTTCGGCACCATCGTTAAAAAATGGCTCTCCGATTCCCGCAGGTTTAAAATTTTCAACTGGAGCATGGCAATCATTTTGCTCGTCTCCGTCGTCCCCTCGGTTTTAAAGGGGCGGTAA